A genomic stretch from Paenibacillus thermoaerophilus includes:
- a CDS encoding S-layer homology domain-containing protein, protein MRKTYRSIATAVLLGWTLAFGAVVPQAAAAYSTVAENNGFKAIYNDDRTVTVEGTAPGYAGQTIRVQIDDAGIGQKINVYDAHVAADGTFRITTEPLFADAVNVFVKLKDATYFLGVRFSGNLSEKPESRTIVKLAPDDPELASTVGDEGLPVLKAKWDQYKPVYDYSRSLYAEAPLLATPYAPGRLQDQVLKDALHMTKFARYLAGTSEEIALNDALNSSAHHKVVVLEKAYHPANPHRPDRPSDMSSDFYERAEPRIGIKWYENLHFGYKPMDAVVSFMDDRGADNRYSVGHRTAILDPDITGVGFGYTDKYTIMHLSADNSGSWKAKQDYIAWPAAGNFPTLFSNFEMFSVALNPDKYKKIDPEKLRIEVLNKGQATKWLLYDTAQSKSDAGSLYISSSSYAGGEAQLLTFGTPYLRIQAGDEVRVRISGLQDAAGNETSIEYTTRFVDLEPGNSTGNEGQTGGTTGKGTEEQNGGGQSDKPLEDLPIAKFSDIGGHWAREAIAWGVNLGIVQGYDDGTFRPDRPVSEAEFLALFYRPRVDPAMIDTYAGFTGRWDDRLYEFAQLYNVPVLGADDLPARDRPITRARVAEIIAAADGVNFSGDDAIRYLLGKGYAEGKSANTVAGFQGGDTLTRAEALTFSHRLRETIRNVQKRPAVPTPVSELPKLP, encoded by the coding sequence ATGAGGAAGACTTATCGATCGATAGCAACGGCTGTCCTGCTCGGATGGACGTTGGCCTTCGGAGCGGTTGTGCCGCAAGCGGCAGCCGCGTATTCGACTGTGGCCGAAAACAACGGCTTCAAGGCTATTTATAACGACGACCGCACCGTCACGGTGGAAGGAACCGCCCCCGGCTATGCGGGTCAAACGATCCGGGTCCAGATCGACGACGCCGGCATCGGCCAAAAAATAAACGTGTATGACGCCCATGTTGCGGCGGACGGCACGTTTCGGATCACGACGGAGCCCCTGTTCGCGGACGCGGTAAACGTGTTCGTCAAATTAAAAGATGCCACTTACTTTCTCGGCGTGCGCTTCTCGGGCAACCTGTCCGAGAAGCCCGAGAGCCGGACGATCGTCAAGCTGGCCCCCGACGATCCGGAGCTCGCCTCCACGGTCGGCGATGAAGGCTTGCCGGTCCTCAAAGCCAAGTGGGATCAATACAAGCCCGTCTACGATTACAGCCGGAGCTTGTATGCGGAGGCTCCTCTGCTGGCCACCCCTTACGCTCCCGGCAGGCTTCAAGATCAGGTGCTGAAGGATGCGCTCCATATGACGAAGTTCGCGCGCTATTTGGCCGGAACATCGGAAGAGATCGCCTTGAACGATGCGTTGAACAGCTCCGCCCATCATAAAGTCGTCGTGCTGGAGAAGGCTTATCACCCGGCCAATCCGCACCGTCCGGATCGGCCGTCGGACATGAGCAGCGACTTCTATGAGCGTGCCGAGCCTCGAATCGGGATCAAATGGTACGAGAATCTCCATTTCGGCTATAAGCCTATGGATGCGGTCGTTTCCTTCATGGACGACCGAGGCGCCGACAACCGTTATTCCGTCGGACACCGGACGGCGATCCTGGACCCCGATATCACCGGCGTCGGTTTCGGTTATACGGACAAGTATACGATTATGCACCTGAGCGCGGACAATAGCGGCTCCTGGAAGGCGAAGCAAGACTACATCGCTTGGCCGGCCGCCGGCAACTTCCCGACGCTGTTCTCGAACTTCGAGATGTTCTCGGTCGCGCTGAATCCGGACAAATACAAGAAAATCGATCCCGAGAAGCTCCGGATCGAGGTGCTGAACAAAGGCCAAGCCACGAAATGGCTGCTTTACGACACCGCCCAATCCAAAAGCGATGCCGGCTCCCTCTATATATCGAGCAGCAGCTACGCCGGCGGCGAGGCGCAGCTCCTGACATTCGGCACCCCCTACCTGCGGATTCAAGCGGGGGATGAAGTCCGCGTGCGGATCAGCGGACTCCAGGACGCCGCCGGCAACGAGACGTCGATCGAATATACGACGCGGTTTGTCGATCTGGAGCCTGGCAACTCCACCGGCAACGAAGGACAGACCGGCGGGACGACCGGTAAAGGAACGGAAGAGCAAAACGGCGGCGGACAGTCCGACAAACCGCTTGAGGATCTTCCGATCGCGAAGTTTAGCGATATCGGCGGCCATTGGGCCCGGGAGGCGATCGCATGGGGCGTGAACCTGGGCATCGTTCAAGGCTACGACGACGGGACGTTCAGGCCCGACCGGCCGGTCAGCGAAGCGGAGTTCCTGGCCTTGTTCTACCGGCCGCGCGTCGATCCGGCGATGATCGACACGTATGCCGGCTTTACCGGCAGGTGGGATGACCGGCTGTACGAGTTCGCCCAATTGTACAACGTGCCCGTGCTTGGCGCCGACGACCTGCCCGCCCGCGATCGTCCGATCACCCGCGCGCGCGTGGCGGAAATCATCGCAGCGGCCGACGGCGTGAACTTCTCCGGCGACGACGCGATCCGCTACTTGTTGGGCAAAGGCTACGCCGAAGGCAAATCGGCCAATACGGTAGCGGGCTTCCAGGGCGGCGACACGCTGACCCGCGCCGAGGCGCTGACCTTCAGCCATCGGCTGCGCGAAACCATCCGCAACGTTCAGAAGCGTCCGGCCGTGCCGACCCCGGTGTCGGAGCTTCCGAAGCTGCCTTGA